One segment of bacterium DNA contains the following:
- a CDS encoding single-stranded DNA-binding protein, with protein sequence MYLNKALLIGNLTRDPEMRSLPSGVKVTSFSLATNRVWKDKDGNRQENTDYHNIVVFGKQAETVAQYLKKGSSALVEGRMQTRSWDAQDGSKKYRTEIIADRIQFGPRREGGTPAPTTPASKDKEPQPEAEAPGGGIDYPQEEINPDDIPF encoded by the coding sequence ATGTATCTTAACAAAGCACTTCTTATCGGAAACCTTACGCGTGACCCTGAAATGCGCTCGCTCCCATCGGGAGTTAAGGTAACTTCTTTTTCTCTTGCGACCAATCGCGTATGGAAAGATAAGGATGGTAACCGCCAGGAAAATACCGATTACCACAACATTGTTGTATTTGGGAAGCAGGCTGAAACAGTTGCCCAGTATTTGAAGAAAGGAAGTTCCGCCCTTGTTGAAGGGAGAATGCAAACCAGAAGCTGGGATGCCCAGGACGGTTCAAAAAAGTATCGAACAGAAATTATCGCAGACCGAATTCAGTTTGGTCCGCGTAGAGAGGGAGGCACTCCTGCTCCCACTACGCCAGCATCGAAAGACAAGGAACCTCAGCCGGAAGCAGAGGCTCCCGGAGGAGGAATAGATTATCCGCAAGAAGAAATTAACCCAGACGACATTCCATTTTAA
- a CDS encoding DNA translocase FtsK translates to MAKRKKKSSTEHEGETGLKDEIIQGILAVVFFAMGIFLALASFHGSSGNNAAGIAGKAVYTLLTKLAGIGYFLLPIVCILLSLSFLKSLKKSFAFSQTLGALLLTFSGLGLINIVAEGKGGFLGNVVSSPLISLFDVYASFIFLLALSVISLIILFNIVLTVDSLFFWRYFMKKKEEDTVGVLSKEENEKIHLPGNEDQMNGKKLEEKIEQQKPAKKEKETEEDGFAVGATAFSLADYSPPPLSIFERDRGKPGVGDIKANANIIKRTLQNFGIQVEMDEISIGPSVTRYALKPAEGMKLSRIVALQNDLALALAAHPLRIEAPIPGKSLVGIEIPNTTKTIVGLGSLLSEEEFQSSGKSLLMALGKGVTGKSHFANLAKMPHLLIAGATGSGKSVTIHALLNSLLFRNAPEHLKFIMIDPKRVELTLYNGIPHLLTPVVTEAKKAILSLKWAAKEMDRRYDILEAESVRDIESYHKNILEPELEKMKNKKQDGAEKEKLPELMPYIIIVIDELADIMQSYPRELEAAVVRLAQMSRAVGIHLILSTQRPSVNVITGLIKANIPTRVALQVSSQIDSRTILDGGGAEKLLGAGDMLYLSGDMSKPVRLQSAFISEGEVKKTVSYLKDGYKDALPSEIDFSNETTRNSIFDASLENDEDDPLYEEAREVVLEAGKASTSYLQRKLRVGYARAARLIDILEERGVIGPGDGAKPREVLEPLSRENQNLPPNGEETV, encoded by the coding sequence ATGGCAAAAAGAAAGAAGAAATCCAGTACAGAACATGAAGGAGAGACAGGACTAAAAGATGAAATCATCCAGGGAATACTTGCCGTTGTTTTTTTTGCCATGGGTATTTTTCTTGCCCTTGCATCTTTCCACGGCTCGTCAGGGAATAACGCGGCAGGAATCGCGGGTAAAGCGGTTTACACACTTCTCACCAAACTTGCAGGCATAGGCTATTTCCTTTTACCGATTGTATGTATTCTTCTGTCACTTTCTTTTCTTAAATCCCTTAAAAAAAGTTTTGCATTTTCCCAAACTCTTGGAGCGTTACTGCTTACCTTCTCCGGTCTTGGCCTCATTAATATTGTTGCCGAAGGCAAGGGAGGATTTTTGGGTAACGTGGTATCTTCCCCTCTCATCTCTCTTTTTGACGTGTATGCCTCATTCATTTTCCTTCTTGCCTTAAGCGTTATTTCCCTCATTATTCTTTTCAATATTGTCCTTACGGTTGATTCGCTGTTTTTCTGGAGATACTTTATGAAGAAAAAAGAAGAAGACACTGTCGGAGTATTATCGAAAGAGGAAAATGAAAAAATACATCTTCCCGGCAATGAAGATCAGATGAACGGCAAGAAACTGGAAGAAAAAATCGAGCAACAAAAGCCTGCGAAGAAAGAAAAAGAAACGGAGGAAGATGGCTTCGCCGTCGGAGCAACCGCATTCAGTCTTGCGGACTATTCCCCACCACCGTTGAGTATCTTTGAAAGGGACAGAGGAAAACCGGGCGTTGGAGACATTAAAGCAAATGCCAATATTATAAAACGTACGTTGCAAAATTTTGGCATTCAAGTGGAGATGGATGAAATTTCAATCGGGCCGTCCGTTACGCGATACGCTCTGAAGCCGGCAGAGGGAATGAAGTTGTCGCGTATCGTCGCACTACAAAACGATTTGGCTCTTGCTCTTGCCGCTCACCCCTTGCGTATTGAAGCACCCATTCCAGGAAAATCACTTGTCGGCATTGAAATCCCGAATACAACCAAAACAATTGTAGGCTTGGGTTCGTTGCTTTCCGAGGAAGAATTTCAGTCTTCCGGAAAATCTTTGTTGATGGCTTTGGGTAAAGGAGTAACGGGGAAGTCTCATTTTGCGAATTTGGCAAAAATGCCTCACCTTCTAATTGCAGGTGCGACAGGTTCCGGTAAGTCGGTCACAATCCACGCGCTTCTCAACTCTCTTCTCTTTAGGAACGCCCCCGAGCACCTGAAGTTCATAATGATTGACCCAAAACGCGTTGAGTTGACCTTGTACAACGGTATCCCCCATCTGCTTACCCCAGTCGTAACCGAAGCAAAAAAAGCTATCCTTTCCCTCAAGTGGGCCGCCAAGGAAATGGACCGAAGATATGACATTCTGGAAGCGGAGTCTGTACGCGACATTGAGTCGTATCATAAAAATATTCTCGAACCCGAACTTGAGAAGATGAAAAACAAAAAACAGGACGGTGCGGAAAAAGAAAAACTGCCCGAACTCATGCCCTATATTATTATCGTCATTGATGAACTTGCCGATATTATGCAGTCGTACCCGCGAGAACTTGAAGCGGCCGTCGTGCGACTTGCTCAGATGAGCAGGGCGGTAGGTATACATTTGATTCTTTCGACGCAACGGCCTTCCGTAAACGTCATTACGGGACTCATCAAAGCAAACATCCCCACGCGTGTCGCGTTACAGGTTTCGTCACAGATAGACTCCAGAACCATTCTCGATGGCGGAGGAGCGGAAAAACTTTTGGGTGCCGGAGACATGCTGTATCTCTCGGGGGATATGTCAAAACCGGTTCGTCTTCAGTCCGCCTTCATTTCAGAGGGCGAGGTCAAGAAAACTGTTTCTTACCTTAAAGACGGATACAAAGACGCACTACCCTCCGAAATAGATTTTTCAAATGAAACCACGCGAAATTCAATCTTTGACGCAAGTTTGGAGAATGATGAAGACGATCCCCTATACGAAGAGGCTCGGGAAGTGGTTTTGGAAGCGGGAAAGGCTTCCACCTCCTATTTGCAAAGAAAACTCCGCGTCGGTTACGCCCGCGCCGCGCGACTCATAGATATTCTTGAAGAGCGAGGTGTTATTGGTCCGGGCGACGGTGCCAAGCCACGTGAGGTCCTCGAACCTCTTTCCAGAGAAAACCAAAATCTCCCCCCTAACGGGGAAGAAACCGTATGA
- the recA gene encoding recombinase RecA, whose protein sequence is MIKKTSKQKVAKDNIAISETIKSIKTKFGNEAIMMLGEKPKVNVNSVSTGSLGLDAALGVGGLPRGRIVEIFGPESSGKTTLSLHVIAEAQKQGGICAFIDAEHAMDPEYSKRLGVKIDELLISQPDTGEQALEIVESLVRSGKIDVIVIDSVAALTPKDEIEGEMGAYHVGKQARLMSQALRKLTAIVAKTKTIVIFINQIRMQIGVMFGNPETTPGGKALKFYTSVRIDIRRIAQIKKGEEVMGSRIRAKVVKNKVAAPFRQTEFDLMYNEGISREGEIIALGERMKLVEKSSAGGYSFGDLKLGRGYDATRTFLKENATVSKSLLSEIKKRLAEGY, encoded by the coding sequence ATGATAAAGAAAACGAGCAAACAAAAGGTAGCGAAGGATAATATTGCAATATCAGAGACAATAAAAAGCATTAAGACAAAGTTCGGTAACGAAGCCATTATGATGTTGGGTGAAAAACCCAAGGTAAACGTCAATTCCGTTTCAACAGGTTCTCTCGGGCTCGATGCCGCCCTTGGTGTCGGAGGATTGCCCCGGGGACGCATCGTTGAGATTTTTGGTCCCGAATCATCGGGAAAGACGACACTCTCTTTGCATGTGATTGCCGAAGCGCAAAAACAAGGGGGTATCTGCGCCTTTATTGATGCCGAACATGCTATGGATCCGGAATACTCGAAACGCCTCGGAGTGAAAATTGACGAGCTTCTCATCTCACAACCCGACACGGGAGAGCAAGCTCTTGAAATTGTCGAAAGTCTTGTTCGTTCGGGGAAAATCGACGTTATCGTCATTGATTCCGTTGCAGCCCTTACGCCTAAAGATGAAATTGAAGGAGAAATGGGGGCGTATCATGTGGGCAAGCAGGCCCGCCTTATGTCCCAAGCACTCCGCAAACTTACAGCCATTGTCGCTAAAACAAAAACAATCGTTATTTTTATCAACCAAATCAGAATGCAAATTGGTGTGATGTTCGGAAATCCGGAAACAACACCGGGAGGCAAGGCACTCAAATTCTACACGTCAGTACGCATTGATATCCGCCGTATCGCTCAGATAAAAAAAGGTGAGGAAGTCATGGGCTCGCGCATTCGGGCAAAAGTGGTAAAAAACAAGGTGGCCGCCCCTTTTCGACAGACGGAATTCGACCTTATGTATAACGAAGGGATTTCAAGGGAGGGTGAAATTATCGCCCTCGGAGAGAGAATGAAGCTCGTTGAGAAAAGCTCCGCGGGAGGATACTCGTTCGGAGACCTTAAACTTGGACGCGGGTATGACGCGACACGGACATTTTTGAAGGAAAACGCCACTGTCTCAAAAAGCCTTCTTTCGGAAATTAAAAAGAGACTTGCGGAAGGATATTGA
- a CDS encoding TatD family hydrolase, whose translation MRPDFFDIHSHIQLPEFDSDRDAVIQRLREQNTWTITVGTDKESSKKAVESTQLFSGIFAAIGQHPTDDSEAIFDESFYSQLATDPKTVAIGECGLDYFRAKDDSREEKKRQKEIFESHIELSLTHNKPLMVHCRDAYEDVLDILELRHKEAGGNLKGNVHFFAGNVDIARRFLSIGFTCSFTGVITFTPDYDEVISYIPLESILSETDSPFVAPVPFRGKRCEPSFVSYVVERISQIKNISLDEAKKAMVDNAFRVFPLSSLH comes from the coding sequence ATGAGGCCCGATTTTTTCGATATACATTCTCATATTCAATTACCCGAATTCGATTCCGACAGAGATGCGGTAATACAGCGTTTACGCGAACAAAATACGTGGACTATTACTGTCGGCACCGACAAAGAAAGCTCAAAGAAGGCCGTAGAATCAACACAATTGTTTTCCGGCATATTCGCTGCAATCGGCCAGCATCCAACGGATGATTCGGAGGCAATATTTGACGAATCTTTTTATTCACAACTTGCCACAGACCCTAAAACGGTTGCCATAGGGGAGTGTGGACTCGATTATTTCCGTGCCAAAGACGATTCGCGTGAGGAAAAAAAACGGCAGAAAGAAATCTTTGAATCGCATATTGAACTTTCTCTTACACACAACAAACCCCTCATGGTTCATTGTCGGGATGCATACGAAGACGTGCTCGATATTCTTGAACTTAGACACAAAGAAGCAGGGGGGAATTTGAAAGGCAACGTTCATTTTTTTGCTGGTAACGTGGACATTGCGCGCAGATTCCTTTCCATCGGTTTTACATGCTCATTTACCGGAGTTATCACGTTTACCCCGGACTATGACGAAGTCATTTCCTACATACCCCTTGAATCAATCCTTTCGGAAACTGACAGTCCGTTTGTCGCTCCTGTGCCGTTTCGGGGAAAACGATGTGAGCCATCTTTTGTTTCATATGTTGTTGAGCGCATCTCACAGATAAAAAACATTTCTTTGGACGAAGCAAAAAAAGCCATGGTTGATAATGCCTTCCGGGTTTTTCCCCTTTCATCCCTACACTAG
- the rpsR gene encoding 30S ribosomal protein S18, producing MKQCFFSQNNIKHIDYKDIEILKKFLNPHGRLLSSKKTGVSAKNQRKLSMAVKRARYMALLPYVSH from the coding sequence ATGAAACAGTGTTTTTTCTCACAAAATAATATAAAGCACATCGACTATAAGGATATAGAAATCCTCAAAAAATTTCTCAATCCCCACGGCCGACTGCTTTCCAGTAAAAAGACGGGAGTAAGCGCCAAGAATCAACGCAAGCTTTCTATGGCAGTGAAGCGTGCCCGATATATGGCATTATTGCCTTACGTCTCTCACTAA
- the metG gene encoding methionine--tRNA ligase, with protein MESRKPFYITTTLPYVNAKPHLGHAVELVRADVAARHKASLDFDVFFNTGTDEHGQKIAEIAKKENIDTQVFVDKMAEHFKEFCSALAVGTGDYTFSFIRTTNAQHVSAAQEFWRQSKEKGFIEKKKYTVKYCVGCELEKTDSELVDGRCLLHSNREIELRDEENYFFKFSSFQKQLLNLYHSRSDFVVPATRLNEIEAFVSRGLEDFSISRLKEKMSWGIPVPNDPDHVMYVWFDALVNYISAIGWPQDKEKFNKWWNETGGVVQYCGKDNLRQQAAMWQAMLMSLGITPSKQIVIDGFVTGEGGVKMSKSLGNVIDPLEIVKEYGTDALRYYVLRELHPFEDSIFTSERFKETYNANLANGLGNLVSRVMKMASTYNIRLPKDAVAGQSPEFEKKINSFDLKGAMDFIWAAHIMYDDAYIQKEEPFKKIKTDPEKAKIDIEFLLTDLFTIANHLSSFMPETSKKILSLLKENKAPETPLFLRKQ; from the coding sequence ATGGAATCACGAAAGCCTTTCTATATAACAACGACACTGCCGTATGTGAATGCAAAGCCTCATCTAGGACATGCGGTTGAGCTTGTTCGTGCCGACGTCGCAGCCCGACACAAAGCCTCTCTCGATTTTGACGTTTTTTTTAACACGGGTACCGATGAGCACGGACAAAAAATTGCGGAGATTGCGAAAAAAGAAAACATCGATACGCAAGTTTTTGTTGACAAAATGGCCGAACACTTCAAGGAGTTTTGCTCCGCTCTTGCGGTGGGAACGGGGGACTACACTTTTTCGTTTATACGTACAACCAACGCACAGCACGTCTCTGCCGCGCAGGAATTTTGGCGACAAAGCAAAGAAAAAGGTTTTATTGAAAAGAAAAAATATACCGTTAAATACTGCGTCGGGTGCGAGCTTGAAAAAACGGATTCCGAGCTTGTTGACGGACGATGTCTTCTACATTCCAATAGGGAAATAGAATTAAGGGACGAGGAAAATTATTTTTTTAAATTCTCCTCATTTCAAAAACAACTTCTTAATTTGTATCATAGCCGTTCCGATTTTGTTGTACCCGCGACACGTCTCAATGAAATAGAAGCGTTTGTTTCCCGCGGACTGGAAGATTTCAGTATTTCCCGCCTCAAGGAAAAAATGTCCTGGGGCATTCCTGTGCCCAATGACCCCGACCACGTCATGTATGTGTGGTTTGATGCACTCGTTAATTACATTTCCGCGATAGGCTGGCCGCAGGACAAAGAAAAATTTAATAAATGGTGGAATGAAACCGGGGGTGTTGTGCAATACTGCGGCAAAGACAATCTGCGCCAGCAGGCGGCCATGTGGCAGGCTATGCTTATGTCTCTTGGTATTACTCCTTCAAAACAAATTGTCATTGACGGCTTTGTAACCGGAGAAGGAGGAGTAAAAATGTCCAAGTCACTTGGTAATGTCATAGACCCGCTTGAAATCGTGAAAGAGTACGGCACCGATGCCCTCCGCTATTACGTGCTCCGAGAATTGCATCCGTTTGAAGACAGTATTTTTACTTCTGAAAGGTTTAAGGAAACCTATAATGCCAATCTTGCGAATGGCCTCGGTAATTTGGTCTCCAGAGTAATGAAAATGGCCTCAACCTATAACATAAGACTTCCCAAAGACGCAGTAGCTGGGCAATCACCTGAGTTTGAGAAAAAAATCAACAGTTTTGATTTAAAGGGAGCAATGGATTTTATTTGGGCCGCCCATATTATGTATGATGACGCATACATACAAAAAGAAGAGCCATTTAAAAAAATAAAAACTGACCCTGAAAAAGCGAAAATAGATATAGAATTCTTACTGACCGATTTATTTACCATTGCTAATCATCTCTCATCATTTATGCCTGAAACCTCCAAAAAAATACTATCTCTTCTCAAAGAAAATAAAGCGCCTGAAACCCCACTCTTTCTCCGAAAGCAATGA
- a CDS encoding 30S ribosomal protein S6, with product MKKEQPENAESMRIYEVGYSLIPTLPEEKLSETVLGIKSAIEEKRGVLISEDFPKMKALAYTLSKTSAGRREHFTHAYFGWMKFELSRDEVTSLKEKLQNDPLIVRLILIETVRENTLATLRTPLIRKTEEPKKDMPKQEVSQEELDKSIEKLVGDAKTEA from the coding sequence ATGAAAAAAGAACAACCAGAAAACGCTGAAAGCATGCGAATATACGAGGTTGGTTACAGTCTCATTCCGACGCTTCCGGAGGAAAAACTTTCTGAAACCGTACTCGGTATAAAATCAGCCATTGAAGAAAAACGAGGCGTTCTGATTTCGGAAGATTTTCCGAAAATGAAAGCGCTTGCCTACACATTAAGCAAAACGTCAGCAGGAAGACGGGAGCACTTTACCCACGCATATTTCGGATGGATGAAATTTGAACTCTCACGTGACGAAGTAACCTCGCTCAAAGAAAAATTACAGAACGACCCCCTTATTGTGCGTCTTATCCTTATTGAAACAGTACGGGAAAACACACTTGCCACATTGCGTACCCCTTTAATCAGAAAAACGGAGGAGCCTAAAAAAGATATGCCAAAGCAGGAAGTTTCCCAGGAAGAGTTGGATAAAAGCATAGAAAAACTTGTCGGTGACGCGAAAACAGAAGCGTAG
- a CDS encoding elongation factor P — protein MLAYNEIGVKKFIILDGEPFEVLSSRVFRMQKRKPVNQTKLKSFLSGKVVERSFHQSEKVEEAEVEKENLKFLYSNKGEHWFCKEDDASNRFTLSENLVGDKIRFMKQNSIVTGIYFNENIIGVDIPMKVELKVTEAPGAVKGNTAQGAYKQITLETGVIVSAPLFIKEGDIVRVNTETGEYAERVS, from the coding sequence ATGTTGGCATATAACGAAATCGGCGTAAAAAAATTCATCATTCTTGACGGTGAACCGTTTGAGGTTCTTTCGTCACGCGTATTTCGCATGCAAAAAAGAAAGCCCGTCAATCAAACGAAGCTGAAAAGTTTTCTTTCGGGAAAAGTGGTTGAGCGATCTTTTCACCAATCCGAAAAAGTTGAGGAGGCGGAGGTGGAAAAGGAAAATTTGAAATTTTTGTACAGCAATAAGGGCGAGCATTGGTTCTGCAAAGAAGATGATGCAAGTAATCGTTTTACCCTTTCAGAAAATCTTGTCGGAGATAAAATACGTTTTATGAAACAAAATTCCATCGTTACGGGGATTTATTTCAATGAAAACATTATCGGTGTTGATATACCTATGAAGGTGGAACTGAAAGTCACGGAAGCCCCCGGAGCGGTAAAAGGAAATACCGCGCAAGGTGCGTACAAGCAAATCACTCTTGAAACGGGCGTTATTGTGAGCGCTCCCCTGTTTATAAAAGAAGGAGACATTGTAAGAGTGAACACCGAGACCGGAGAATACGCGGAACGTGTATCATAA